A single Paenibacillus kribbensis DNA region contains:
- the cysK gene encoding cysteine synthase A — translation MALKVVHHITDLIGDTPCVRLQRLTGPQDAEVYVKLEYFNPSGSVKDRAAGNLIAEAEKAGHLQPGGIIIEPTSGNTGIGLAMNAAARGYRAILVMPSNMTKERINILKAYGAEVVLTPAEERMPGAIRKALELGAEIEGSFIPHQFENEANPDIHRTTTALEILEQTEGRLDVFVASSGTGGTITGTGEVLRQHLPNLRVVVVEPKGSPVLSGGKPGPHKLVGTSPGFIPDVLNTKVYDEIVQVADEDAIAMTRAIAAQEGILVGPSSGATIWTAIQEARRLGAGKRVLCIAPDTGERYLSMGIFG, via the coding sequence ATGGCACTTAAAGTGGTACATCATATTACCGATTTAATTGGAGATACGCCTTGTGTACGGTTGCAACGGCTCACAGGGCCGCAGGATGCAGAGGTGTATGTGAAGCTGGAATATTTTAATCCAAGCGGCAGCGTCAAGGATCGTGCGGCGGGCAACCTGATCGCAGAGGCCGAAAAGGCAGGGCATCTACAGCCGGGAGGCATCATTATTGAGCCGACTAGCGGCAACACGGGAATTGGACTTGCGATGAATGCGGCTGCCCGAGGCTATCGTGCGATTCTGGTGATGCCGTCGAATATGACGAAGGAACGAATCAATATTTTGAAAGCATACGGTGCTGAGGTCGTGCTGACCCCGGCAGAGGAACGGATGCCCGGTGCGATTCGCAAGGCGCTTGAGTTGGGGGCTGAAATTGAAGGGAGCTTTATCCCGCATCAATTTGAAAATGAGGCTAACCCGGACATTCACCGTACAACGACGGCACTTGAAATTTTGGAACAGACGGAAGGAAGACTGGATGTATTCGTCGCTTCTTCGGGAACAGGCGGTACCATTACGGGAACGGGTGAAGTGCTGCGCCAGCATTTGCCGAATCTACGGGTGGTTGTGGTCGAGCCAAAGGGTTCGCCAGTGCTGTCCGGTGGAAAACCCGGTCCGCATAAGCTGGTTGGCACCAGTCCGGGATTTATTCCTGACGTACTGAATACGAAGGTTTATGACGAAATCGTACAGGTTGCCGATGAGGATGCGATTGCAATGACCCGGGCGATTGCTGCCCAGGAAGGGATTCTTGTGGGGCCCTCCAGTGGAGCTACGATCTGGACGGCCATTCAGGAGGCCCGGCGTTTGGGAGCGGGCAAGCGGGTGCTCTGTATCGCGCCAGATACCGGAGAACGTTATTTGAGCATGGGGATATTCGGATAA
- a CDS encoding MFS transporter, whose product MTANRFPPSLLWLTLGAFAIGMTEFVIMGLLPNVAHDLHVTIPQAGQLITSYALGVAIGAPVLTVLTHKVPQKKLLCLLMTIFILGNLFSVVAPNYELLIAARMATALSHGTFLGAGSLIAARLVRPDKRAGAISMVLTGLTVANIIGVPFGTFIGQQLGWRASFGAIVVIGLISLFGIIRYIPVIQQDKPSSLKQEVRSLFHPKVLLMLLTGAVGCGSLFSVFTYITPLLTDISGFAEHSITWILVLFGLGVTIGNIVGGKLADWKLLPSLIANYAVLAIILAILTFTLHSKVLAVITVFIWGIAAFGIMPGIQVRIMNLAYEAPLLSSTSSHSALNLGNAGGAFIGGVVINQMGLAAIPWVASLITVGGLFLMLVSYMMDRKTALAEAAVETQS is encoded by the coding sequence ATGACAGCAAATCGCTTTCCCCCCTCCTTGTTATGGCTGACACTTGGTGCCTTCGCCATCGGTATGACCGAATTCGTCATTATGGGACTGCTCCCCAATGTAGCCCATGATCTTCATGTTACGATTCCGCAAGCCGGACAGCTTATCACCAGCTACGCGCTGGGTGTGGCCATTGGCGCACCTGTGCTTACCGTATTAACCCACAAGGTGCCGCAAAAAAAGCTGCTCTGCCTGCTAATGACCATATTTATATTAGGCAATCTATTCTCCGTCGTTGCGCCCAACTACGAGCTTCTCATTGCCGCCCGAATGGCTACCGCGTTATCACACGGAACCTTTTTGGGAGCCGGTTCCCTGATCGCCGCCCGACTGGTTCGTCCAGACAAGCGGGCGGGTGCCATTTCTATGGTCCTGACCGGATTGACCGTAGCGAACATTATCGGCGTGCCCTTTGGCACCTTTATTGGGCAACAGCTCGGCTGGCGTGCTTCGTTTGGAGCCATTGTCGTGATCGGTCTCATTTCTCTTTTCGGCATCATTCGTTATATCCCGGTCATTCAGCAGGACAAGCCTTCCAGTCTCAAACAGGAAGTCCGAAGCCTGTTTCATCCCAAGGTACTGCTGATGCTGCTCACAGGGGCTGTCGGCTGTGGCAGCCTGTTTTCTGTCTTTACGTACATTACGCCTTTGCTTACGGATATTAGCGGCTTTGCCGAGCATAGCATTACATGGATTCTCGTCCTGTTTGGGCTCGGCGTAACCATCGGCAACATCGTTGGCGGCAAGCTCGCAGATTGGAAGCTGCTGCCGTCCTTGATTGCAAACTATGCTGTATTGGCCATTATTTTGGCTATTTTGACCTTTACGCTTCACAGCAAGGTACTGGCTGTCATCACCGTCTTTATCTGGGGGATTGCCGCGTTCGGCATCATGCCAGGCATTCAGGTTCGCATTATGAATCTGGCCTATGAAGCTCCATTGCTCTCCTCCACCTCCAGCCATTCTGCTTTGAATCTGGGCAACGCAGGTGGCGCTTTTATCGGTGGAGTCGTTATTAATCAAATGGGGCTGGCTGCCATCCCATGGGTCGCATCACTGATCACCGTCGGCGGCCTGTTCCTTATGCTGGTCAGCTACATGATGGATCGCAAAACAGCTCTTGCTGAAGCAGCAGTAGAGACGCAGTCATAG
- a CDS encoding glycosyltransferase produces the protein MKKVGLVMRKIQFAEAQGPRIFAERLKQIGLELGVDIVFVSPERHVSSHDWLPGYEHEKGDLVNYDIVLDQLHEQQIEHVIYTVSGFTYLNMFFKNSVLFPHSFPDPALTGYEMMKPFYQIVDKAIVQTAFLKQEMASKFGVTDVTVIPIGFDERLVEKHFDPSQVVDNRVMWIGRDEENRRPDLVLEYARHNPDKDVYMVFGGERYKESMKKYDIPDNVKLQFALTQDEVFALMNTAKVYWSCSKFDTFAMPLTEALAMGKIVVKPEHPCYGHISSTHSFSGNEKNWFELVNMAAASPRRVSMENQAYAMEQFSSKVMKQGYRDFFYRWLS, from the coding sequence ATGAAAAAAGTCGGCTTGGTCATGAGAAAAATACAATTTGCTGAAGCGCAGGGTCCGCGTATTTTTGCAGAACGTCTGAAGCAGATTGGACTGGAATTGGGGGTGGATATCGTATTTGTATCACCGGAGCGCCATGTGAGCAGCCATGACTGGTTACCGGGTTATGAGCACGAAAAGGGTGATCTCGTCAATTATGATATCGTATTGGACCAGCTCCATGAGCAGCAGATTGAGCACGTGATTTATACGGTATCCGGCTTTACATATTTGAACATGTTTTTTAAAAACAGTGTACTTTTTCCGCACAGTTTTCCTGATCCGGCACTTACAGGCTACGAGATGATGAAGCCTTTTTATCAAATCGTAGACAAGGCTATCGTACAGACTGCCTTTCTCAAGCAGGAGATGGCATCGAAGTTTGGCGTAACCGATGTGACGGTGATCCCGATTGGATTCGATGAGCGGCTGGTGGAAAAGCATTTCGACCCTTCACAGGTTGTGGATAACCGGGTGATGTGGATCGGTAGAGATGAGGAGAATCGGCGTCCTGATCTGGTGCTGGAGTATGCGCGGCATAATCCTGACAAGGATGTCTATATGGTGTTTGGCGGAGAACGCTACAAGGAAAGCATGAAGAAATATGACATTCCGGACAATGTAAAGCTACAATTTGCGTTGACGCAGGATGAGGTGTTTGCGCTGATGAACACGGCGAAGGTGTATTGGAGCTGCTCCAAATTCGACACGTTCGCGATGCCGCTGACCGAAGCGCTGGCCATGGGAAAAATCGTTGTCAAGCCGGAGCATCCTTGCTATGGACATATCAGTTCCACGCATTCTTTTTCAGGGAATGAGAAAAACTGGTTCGAGCTGGTCAATATGGCTGCCGCCTCACCTCGCCGGGTTTCGATGGAGAATCAGGCATACGCCATGGAACAATTTTCGAGTAAGGTGATGAAGCAGGGGTATCGGGACTTTTTTTACCGTTGGTTAAGCTGA
- a CDS encoding aminoglycoside phosphotransferase family protein translates to MILLLHFIQKSWVAMNLFHHYVNADGTLNDTLVQNREILYTGTNGRDVERFYVLPSESYVFKPLTNDEQEGRERWVYEHVLPSLPPIYPRLLAYSGPGTDGGGEWMILEDLGPLHHLHEEETMLQAVGFVAWWHALPTERFTGLPLRGPKPLIEEMASELYERKPEVLKLCSSLGFSEQQVQRIYVKLEHQSFAQQLVLSHGDLHPGNYALSGERLMVLDWEHAHLNIPLWDVYHLIDMSHPLFPRRMTSDLRIRMLDTYLEQLELLGIRMDRAAFLLEYGMFAVIFSLWMILLIHSDLQRIGSDVHRNSNKWSKEQLKAQLKETSACLSECAAMMEWDKFNAVNK, encoded by the coding sequence ATGATCTTGCTATTACATTTTATACAAAAGAGTTGGGTAGCTATGAATCTATTTCATCATTATGTGAACGCTGACGGTACTTTGAATGATACGCTGGTGCAGAATCGTGAAATTTTATATACAGGTACGAATGGTCGAGATGTGGAACGTTTTTACGTACTACCTTCTGAAAGTTATGTGTTCAAGCCGTTGACCAATGATGAGCAGGAAGGCCGGGAGAGATGGGTGTATGAGCATGTGCTTCCTTCGTTGCCGCCCATCTATCCTCGACTGCTGGCCTATTCTGGCCCAGGCACGGATGGCGGAGGGGAATGGATGATTTTGGAGGACCTTGGTCCGCTGCATCATCTACATGAAGAAGAAACGATGCTGCAAGCTGTTGGATTTGTCGCATGGTGGCATGCTTTGCCGACAGAGCGTTTTACTGGCCTTCCGCTGCGAGGACCGAAGCCGCTTATTGAGGAGATGGCTTCTGAGCTGTACGAGCGCAAGCCTGAAGTGCTGAAGCTTTGCAGTTCACTGGGATTCTCGGAGCAACAGGTGCAGCGTATTTATGTAAAGCTGGAGCACCAGTCTTTTGCTCAGCAGCTTGTACTGTCGCATGGTGACCTTCATCCAGGGAACTATGCGCTGAGCGGGGAGCGGCTCATGGTGCTGGATTGGGAGCATGCTCATCTGAACATACCACTGTGGGATGTATATCATCTGATCGACATGTCCCATCCGTTGTTCCCGCGTCGCATGACGTCCGATTTGCGTATTCGCATGCTGGACACGTATCTGGAGCAGCTGGAGCTGCTCGGTATAAGAATGGATCGAGCGGCATTTTTGCTGGAATATGGCATGTTTGCTGTGATATTTTCGCTGTGGATGATATTGCTGATTCACAGTGATTTACAGAGGATTGGATCGGATGTGCATAGAAATAGCAACAAATGGTCAAAAGAGCAATTAAAAGCTCAACTGAAGGAAACGTCAGCCTGCTTGAGCGAATGTGCAGCGATGATGGAATGGGACAAGTTCAACGCTGTGAATAAATAG
- a CDS encoding pectate lyase, with product MNIKTTKVLKKGISIALSGMLVALFVGNYSAHAAPEVVHKTIVVKAGEVYDGKGKTVVADPDTLGDGSQKENQKPIFKLENNATLKNVIIAAPAADGVHVYGNGTISNVTWEDVGEDALTLKKSGTVNITGGGAFHAYDKVFQMNAEGTINIKNFRADDIGKLARQNGGTKYKVNMTLDNSDISNVKDSIFRTDSSSSSARITNSRFHNVEQLFKGFKSSNTSESGNTKY from the coding sequence ATGAACATAAAAACAACCAAAGTATTGAAAAAGGGAATAAGTATTGCTTTATCAGGTATGCTGGTCGCATTATTTGTTGGCAATTATTCTGCTCATGCAGCTCCGGAAGTTGTTCATAAGACCATCGTTGTCAAAGCCGGAGAAGTATACGATGGTAAAGGGAAGACCGTAGTCGCTGATCCCGATACTCTGGGGGACGGAAGCCAGAAAGAGAATCAAAAGCCTATTTTCAAGCTTGAAAATAATGCAACACTGAAAAATGTGATCATCGCTGCGCCTGCTGCGGATGGTGTGCATGTTTATGGCAATGGAACTATCTCCAACGTAACGTGGGAGGATGTAGGTGAAGATGCATTGACGCTCAAAAAATCAGGTACGGTAAACATTACGGGCGGCGGAGCGTTCCATGCCTATGACAAAGTATTCCAAATGAATGCCGAAGGCACGATTAACATTAAAAACTTTAGAGCCGATGATATCGGAAAGCTGGCTCGCCAAAACGGGGGCACTAAATACAAAGTAAACATGACGCTGGATAACTCCGATATTTCCAACGTAAAGGATTCAATCTTTAGAACGGACTCCTCTAGCAGCTCGGCCAGAATTACAAACTCTCGTTTTCACAATGTGGAACAATTGTTCAAGGGCTTTAAATCCAGCAACACGAGTGAGTCCGGCAATACTAAATATTAA
- a CDS encoding shikimate kinase gives MQNNTEIPLREQNIVLIGFMGVGKTTIGSHLARKLYRDFVDIDQEIEQEYNMPTTEIFKTYGEQRFREIEKEHILKLCSNTRLKIISVGGGAFLQEEVKQACLASSIVFFLDLNWNSWKDRLKMLIDTRPNLQNKTLEEIEELFRSRQDIYAVNHSKIDTDQLDAEEVADYIIQTLNLGWELYEPTRGLN, from the coding sequence GTGCAAAACAATACAGAGATTCCATTAAGAGAACAAAATATTGTGCTCATTGGTTTTATGGGTGTAGGCAAAACAACGATCGGTTCCCATCTTGCGCGCAAGCTGTATCGGGATTTCGTGGATATTGACCAGGAAATTGAACAAGAGTACAACATGCCCACAACAGAGATTTTCAAGACATACGGAGAACAGCGATTCCGTGAAATTGAAAAGGAGCATATTCTGAAGTTGTGCAGCAATACTCGCCTGAAAATCATTTCCGTTGGCGGGGGAGCATTTTTACAGGAAGAAGTGAAACAGGCTTGTTTGGCTTCATCCATCGTTTTCTTCCTGGATTTAAATTGGAATTCCTGGAAAGATCGGCTCAAAATGCTGATTGATACTCGACCAAATCTGCAAAACAAGACCTTAGAGGAAATTGAAGAACTTTTCCGTTCCAGACAGGATATTTATGCGGTGAATCACTCTAAGATCGATACAGATCAGTTGGATGCGGAAGAAGTCGCAGACTATATTATCCAAACTCTAAATCTGGGCTGGGAGTTGTATGAGCCTACTCGGGGATTGAATTAA
- the aroD gene encoding type I 3-dehydroquinate dehydratase yields the protein MEKIVKVKDVLIGEGAPKICVPMVGETLEQLKEEAAHLRTLDLDIVEWRVDFFEHVENLEQVKAALNEIRSILGNIPLVFTFRSAREGGEKEISAASYVELNRTVAETGQVELIDVELFNEEADVKTLVEAAHRHQVYVIISNHDFQKTPPKEEIVSRLRKAQELGGDLPKIAVMPTNTADVLTLLDATRTMAEEYADRPIITMSMAGKGVVSRLTGELFGSALTFGAAKKASAPGQIPVTELREILTVLHRHN from the coding sequence ATGGAAAAAATCGTAAAGGTGAAAGATGTATTGATCGGTGAAGGAGCGCCTAAAATCTGTGTTCCAATGGTGGGAGAAACGTTGGAGCAATTGAAGGAAGAGGCTGCTCATCTACGCACACTCGACCTGGATATCGTAGAGTGGAGAGTTGATTTTTTTGAGCATGTGGAGAACCTGGAGCAAGTGAAGGCTGCCTTGAATGAAATTCGGTCAATTCTGGGAAATATTCCACTCGTCTTTACGTTTCGCAGTGCCCGGGAAGGCGGAGAAAAGGAGATCAGTGCTGCGAGTTATGTGGAGTTGAACCGCACGGTGGCCGAGACGGGGCAAGTAGAACTCATTGATGTGGAGCTTTTCAATGAGGAGGCTGATGTGAAAACACTGGTAGAAGCTGCGCATCGGCATCAAGTGTATGTGATTATATCCAACCATGATTTTCAGAAGACGCCGCCGAAGGAGGAAATCGTATCCCGGTTGCGCAAGGCGCAGGAATTGGGAGGCGATCTGCCTAAAATAGCGGTTATGCCAACCAATACAGCCGATGTGCTAACCTTGCTGGATGCAACGCGTACGATGGCAGAGGAGTATGCGGATCGGCCTATTATTACCATGTCGATGGCGGGAAAAGGCGTCGTGAGCCGTCTGACCGGGGAACTGTTTGGTTCGGCTCTGACCTTTGGGGCTGCCAAGAAAGCTTCTGCGCCGGGGCAGATTCCTGTCACCGAACTGAGAGAAATATTGACGGTGCTGCATCGTCACAATTAG
- a CDS encoding MFS transporter yields the protein MKRSSFSVATGLYVNYLLFGMFNIMLASHMSFLTEHFHTDQAGISLLVSAMGFGRLFTLYISGVLSDRYGRKPFIVAAGLLMAVFLVGIPLSPSFEMAMVLAVLAGVANSFLDSGTYPALIEAFPQSSGSATVLVRGFISIGAAFLPLMIIFFMNHDIFYGFSFFVPALIFGLNAIYLFKMKFPDMRVQSPKESLRDTSVSGVEQTVELVANDRSKPRFWQEGLSLILLGFTGPTLLYIVQLWLPTFGQQFIGLTESESLRLLVYYNVGSLVSVFVLVIVLRKWIKPVQVILIYPCISLLAFGALLLFKSQTAAIICSSIIGFSISGVLQLTLSVMSEFFSERKGQITGFVYTATSLSYTVIPVFTGFLLKHSQISSVFMLALIVNAVGIALAVFVNFRYSAVFPSSRKLSSTIVFDPE from the coding sequence ATGAAACGTTCTTCTTTCTCGGTGGCGACTGGCCTATATGTAAACTATCTTCTGTTTGGTATGTTTAATATTATGCTGGCGTCACACATGTCCTTTTTAACAGAGCATTTTCATACAGATCAGGCGGGCATCAGTCTTTTGGTTTCCGCGATGGGATTTGGCAGGCTGTTTACGCTGTACATATCTGGAGTGCTCTCTGACCGTTATGGTCGCAAGCCGTTTATTGTGGCCGCAGGGCTGCTGATGGCCGTTTTCCTGGTTGGTATACCGCTAAGCCCCAGCTTTGAAATGGCGATGGTGCTGGCTGTACTGGCAGGTGTGGCGAATTCCTTTCTCGATTCCGGCACCTATCCGGCTCTGATCGAGGCGTTCCCGCAGTCTTCCGGTTCGGCTACAGTTTTGGTAAGAGGCTTTATATCCATTGGGGCGGCATTTTTACCGTTGATGATCATCTTTTTTATGAATCACGATATTTTTTACGGGTTTTCATTTTTTGTGCCAGCACTTATATTTGGTCTGAATGCGATTTATTTGTTCAAAATGAAATTTCCAGACATGCGGGTTCAGTCACCAAAGGAGTCCTTACGTGATACTTCGGTATCTGGCGTTGAACAAACGGTCGAATTGGTAGCAAATGACCGGAGTAAGCCGCGGTTTTGGCAGGAAGGACTGAGTCTTATTTTGCTCGGCTTTACAGGACCAACCTTGCTGTATATTGTTCAGCTGTGGCTGCCTACCTTTGGACAGCAGTTTATCGGTCTGACCGAGTCAGAGTCTCTTAGACTATTAGTCTATTACAATGTCGGTTCACTGGTTTCCGTGTTTGTACTGGTTATTGTGTTAAGAAAGTGGATCAAGCCTGTTCAGGTTATTCTCATTTATCCTTGTATTTCTTTGCTGGCATTTGGGGCGCTTCTTCTTTTCAAATCACAGACAGCGGCTATTATTTGTTCAAGTATTATAGGGTTTTCTATCTCGGGCGTGCTTCAGCTGACATTGTCCGTCATGAGTGAATTTTTTAGTGAACGAAAAGGGCAGATCACCGGATTTGTTTACACAGCAACTTCGCTGTCGTACACGGTTATTCCCGTGTTTACCGGCTTTCTTTTGAAGCATTCTCAAATATCCAGTGTTTTTATGCTGGCTCTGATTGTGAATGCGGTGGGGATTGCGCTGGCAGTGTTTGTTAATTTCCGGTATAGTGCCGTTTTTCCATCAAGTCGCAAATTATCCTCTACAATTGTGTTTGATCCAGAGTAA
- a CDS encoding LysR family transcriptional regulator, whose product MNLKHLQYFRVLAEMEHFTQAAARLCITQPSLSHAISELEKDLGVHLFEKQGRNVRLNKYGRFFLKYVEHAMDELEKGEHDLRELVSPSQGTIDLAFIYTLGSHFIPAIIQAFSALDGRKDISFSFHQGNTNDIIQGLKQEHYDVAFCSHVENEPDVEFIPLAQQELVVIVPPDHPLASLNQIDLKDTADYPIIFFNKKSGVRPIIENLFARAGVTPQIICEIEEDTAMAGLVSINYGIAVMPRISSLEYFNVKILPIVNPEYERFIYLASIKNRYLSPAVVDFRNFALSYGEEFYLKTHQRV is encoded by the coding sequence ATGAACCTGAAACACTTACAATATTTTCGTGTACTTGCAGAAATGGAGCATTTCACCCAGGCTGCTGCACGATTATGTATTACTCAGCCCAGTTTGAGCCATGCAATTTCAGAATTGGAAAAGGATTTGGGGGTTCATTTGTTTGAAAAGCAGGGAAGAAATGTTCGGCTGAACAAATACGGGCGGTTTTTTCTAAAGTATGTAGAGCACGCAATGGACGAATTAGAGAAGGGAGAGCATGATTTGCGGGAATTGGTGAGTCCAAGCCAGGGGACCATAGATTTGGCGTTTATCTACACGTTGGGCTCTCATTTCATTCCGGCGATTATTCAAGCCTTCTCGGCTTTGGACGGCCGCAAGGACATATCCTTTTCTTTTCACCAAGGGAATACGAACGATATTATTCAAGGCCTGAAGCAGGAGCATTATGATGTGGCATTCTGCTCTCATGTTGAAAATGAACCGGATGTGGAGTTTATTCCGCTGGCTCAGCAGGAGCTGGTCGTTATTGTTCCACCCGATCATCCGCTGGCTTCGCTCAATCAAATTGATCTCAAGGATACGGCGGATTATCCAATTATCTTTTTTAACAAAAAAAGCGGCGTCCGGCCCATTATCGAAAATTTGTTCGCCAGAGCAGGGGTTACGCCACAAATCATTTGCGAGATTGAAGAGGATACGGCAATGGCAGGACTGGTGTCTATCAATTACGGGATCGCGGTCATGCCCCGAATTTCTTCGCTAGAATATTTTAACGTCAAAATATTGCCTATTGTAAATCCCGAATACGAGCGGTTTATCTATCTGGCCAGCATCAAAAATAGATATTTATCCCCGGCGGTCGTGGACTTTCGGAACTTTGCACTTAGCTATGGCGAGGAATTTTATCTGAAAACGCATCAGCGTGTCTAA
- a CDS encoding MFS transporter, with translation MKNPYIKMAAGLYINYFLLGMINVILSSNMSFLTVQLNTDKAAIGYLVSAIGIGKLLALGVAGKMSDKYGRKPLIVIASFAYLIFLIGIPLAPNYAVAFVFAIIAGVCNSMMDAGTYPALIEGFGKKAGSATVLVKASVSIGAIVIPFMIAFFIDHNMFYGYSFFIPAGIYLLSGIFLSMTAFPNHKLEEQQAATNTAQSVDTFHSEPKFWQEGLSLIIIGFTSTVLFMIVQLWLPTFGQEALGMEKASAIKLLSYYSIGSLVSVILLAVALGRLIKPVTVMIVYPFVALLSLLALITWHNPVATIISSFLIGLSTAGIFQIALTVMTEFFRKNKGTTTSFVNIAASLAFILMPLATGGMSKSLGITSVFILDIAIAVVSILLAMFVAYRYKKVFH, from the coding sequence ATGAAAAATCCTTATATCAAAATGGCAGCAGGGCTTTACATCAATTATTTTCTTCTAGGTATGATCAATGTTATTCTCTCCTCGAATATGAGCTTCCTGACCGTGCAATTGAATACGGATAAGGCTGCCATTGGTTATCTGGTGTCGGCCATCGGGATCGGTAAGCTGCTAGCACTCGGGGTAGCCGGAAAAATGTCAGACAAATACGGAAGGAAACCGCTTATTGTTATTGCATCCTTTGCGTATTTAATTTTCTTGATCGGCATTCCCCTTGCACCCAACTATGCCGTGGCCTTTGTATTTGCCATTATCGCAGGGGTTTGTAACTCCATGATGGATGCGGGAACCTATCCTGCACTAATTGAAGGGTTCGGAAAAAAAGCCGGATCTGCAACCGTCTTGGTCAAAGCATCCGTTTCTATCGGTGCCATTGTTATTCCGTTCATGATCGCATTCTTTATCGATCACAATATGTTCTATGGCTACTCCTTCTTTATTCCGGCAGGTATTTATCTGCTGAGCGGTATCTTCTTATCGATGACAGCCTTTCCCAATCACAAACTGGAGGAACAACAGGCTGCAACCAACACTGCCCAATCGGTGGATACTTTCCACAGTGAGCCAAAGTTTTGGCAAGAGGGTCTGTCTCTAATCATTATCGGTTTTACTTCCACTGTATTGTTCATGATCGTGCAGCTATGGCTGCCTACCTTTGGTCAAGAGGCCCTGGGCATGGAGAAGGCCAGTGCCATTAAACTGCTGAGCTACTATAGTATAGGTTCATTGGTTTCCGTTATTCTGTTAGCCGTGGCACTTGGCAGACTCATTAAACCGGTTACCGTCATGATTGTGTATCCGTTTGTTGCTTTGCTTTCCTTGCTGGCTTTAATTACATGGCACAATCCTGTCGCCACTATAATCAGTTCATTCTTAATTGGCTTGTCGACCGCGGGCATATTCCAAATCGCTCTTACCGTTATGACCGAATTTTTCCGCAAAAACAAAGGGACTACGACATCTTTCGTAAACATTGCAGCCAGCCTTGCATTCATCTTGATGCCGCTCGCTACCGGGGGCATGTCCAAAAGTCTGGGAATTACCTCGGTTTTCATTCTGGATATCGCGATTGCCGTAGTCAGTATATTGCTGGCCATGTTTGTTGCTTATCGATATAAAAAAGTGTTTCATTAA
- a CDS encoding shikimate dehydrogenase, producing MKNAGRIDGRTQLIGLLATPIGHSLSPAMHNLAFEKLGLNNVYMAFEVGNEQLEEVVRGLRALNIRGYNVSMPNKTTILQYLDELDDSARFTGAVNTVVNTNGKLKGYSTDGSGYVRNLREHGIDLKGKKMTLVGSGGAATPIAIEAARAGLAEISIFARDDQFFARAKENVRIINEDMKHAQVKASIYPLEDQEQLREEIRTSHIFANGTGVGMKPLEGKSVIEDVSMLRSDLIVTDVVYSPAKSRLIEQAESVGATAINGLGMMLWQGALAFELWTGQEMPVDFIKEQLFADQL from the coding sequence ATGAAAAATGCTGGACGTATTGACGGAAGAACACAACTTATCGGACTACTTGCTACACCTATCGGACACTCTTTGTCTCCGGCTATGCACAACCTTGCGTTTGAAAAACTGGGGCTGAACAATGTGTATATGGCCTTTGAAGTAGGGAATGAACAGCTGGAAGAAGTGGTACGAGGTCTACGAGCCTTGAATATACGCGGCTATAACGTATCGATGCCTAACAAGACAACTATTCTTCAGTACCTTGATGAGTTGGACGATAGCGCCAGATTTACCGGAGCAGTCAATACTGTGGTAAATACCAATGGCAAGCTGAAAGGCTACAGTACAGACGGATCTGGTTACGTTCGCAACCTGCGTGAACACGGGATTGATCTGAAAGGCAAAAAAATGACACTCGTCGGCTCAGGCGGTGCTGCTACTCCGATTGCCATTGAAGCCGCTCGGGCTGGTCTGGCTGAAATTTCAATTTTCGCTCGCGACGACCAGTTCTTTGCCCGCGCAAAAGAAAATGTCCGCATTATTAATGAAGATATGAAACACGCCCAGGTCAAGGCAAGTATTTATCCACTGGAAGACCAAGAACAATTACGTGAAGAGATTCGTACAAGCCACATTTTCGCTAACGGTACAGGTGTCGGCATGAAACCGCTGGAAGGTAAAAGTGTGATTGAAGATGTGTCTATGCTTCGTTCCGACCTGATTGTGACCGATGTCGTATACAGCCCGGCTAAATCCAGGCTGATAGAGCAAGCCGAATCCGTAGGCGCAACCGCCATTAACGGTTTGGGCATGATGCTATGGCAGGGAGCACTGGCCTTTGAGCTGTGGACAGGTCAAGAAATGCCGGTCGATTTCATCAAAGAACAGCTTTTTGCCGATCAACTGTAA